From one Musa acuminata AAA Group cultivar baxijiao chromosome BXJ2-6, Cavendish_Baxijiao_AAA, whole genome shotgun sequence genomic stretch:
- the LOC135615407 gene encoding SWI/SNF complex subunit SWI3C homolog isoform X1, with product MSPASPSLPSSDSRLKWRKRKRKRDANPRRQNLRDDEDDDDEDAAAAAEEVEDDGRDSPAILAAADPILDLRESEVLSGGGHRVSDFPSAVRRSVNRPHSSVLALVAAERSNAARSWAPPCLENISHGQLQVLSVVLPDNPSLQQQPDLDNSSSYVCTPPPLMEGKGVVKRFGKEQLLLVPVHSDWFSTSTVNRLERQVVPHFVTGTSGDHTPERYIGLRNKIISKYLENSGKRLSFADCQALVPNNELYDLSRIVRFLDHWGIINYLAASSVHRGLRMAGSLVREEASGELQLQTSPLRSIDSLMLFDRPKCSLRLEDVAFLSHSASTDSDAGIVDLDGRIRERFAEHSCNFCSCPLTSLHYQSQKEVDIMLCADCFHDAKFVTGHSSLDFTRMDSKKDNSDIDGDSWTDQETLLLLEALEKYNDNWNEIAEYVGTKSKAQCICHFLRLPTEDGLLENVELPHMPTISDSSIRHDPGLPNSNSNGNVEGLSNGDFSTTNQLPFANSANPVMSLVAFLTSAIGPRVAAACASAALSVLTREDCRSDGSHTEVGIHRPHANLGHQKDGTDGQVRHAKNGATSPAPDLVKYAAMYGLSAAAVKAKLFADQEEREIQRLAATIINHQLKRLELKLKQFAEVETLLLKECEQAERMRQRLSAERVRMMSTRIGSITNNIPSSAGATTTAPAAVNANSGQPAVSSLVGQVNMPQAAYDNNLPGHHQMPLVQRQQMFAFGPRLPLSAIHPAPGSSQNVVFNSGIANSSATNPHPSLRSSSGNNQT from the exons ATGTCGCCCGCTTCCCCTTCTCTCCCATCCTCAG ATTCGCGGCTCAAATGGCGCAAGCGGAAGCGGAAGCGCGACGCCAACCCCAGGCGGCAGAATCTGCGGGACGATGAGGATGACGACGACGAGGACGCGGCCGCTGCCgcggaggaggtggaggatgACGGCCGTGATTCCCCCGCAATCCTGGCCGCCGCTGACCCCATCCTCGACCTCCGTGAGTCCGAGGTACTTTCCGGCGGTGGCCACCGGGTCTCCGACTTCCCCTCCGCCGTCCGCCGCTCCGTAAATCGCCCCCACTCTTCCGTCCTCGCCCTCGTCGCTGCCGAGCGCTCCAACGCTGCCCGCTCGTGGGCTCCGCCTTGTTTGGAGAACATCTCTCACGGCCAGTTGCAGGTCCTCTCGGTGGTGCTCCCCGATAACCCTTCGCTGCAGCAGCAGCCGGACCTTGATAATTCTTCGTCTTATGTCTGCACCCCTCCGCCTCTCATGGAAGGGAAGGGAGTAGTGAAGCGGTTCGGCAAGGAGCAGCTCCTCCTCGTTCCAGTGCACTCCG ACTGGTTTTCAACCAGCACTGTGAACCGCTTGGAGAGGCAAGTGGTGCCGCACTTTGTTACCGGAACGTCCGGCGATCACACCCCAGAGAGGTACATAGGCCTTCGAAACAAGATAATTTCCAAGTACCTGGAAAATTCGGGAAAGAGGCTATCTTTTGCTGATTGCCAAGCATTGGTTCCGAACAATGAACTTTATGATCTTAGTCGGATCGTGAGGTTTCTGGACCATTGGGGAATTATTAATTATCTTGCAGCTTCTTCAGTTCATCGTGGGCTGAGGATGGCTGGGTCACTTGTTAGGGAGGAAGCAAGTGGGGAGCTACAGCTTCAGACATCACCATTGAGATCAATAGACAGTTTGATGCTGTTTGACAGACCAAAATGTAGCCTAAGGCTAGAGGATGTTGCTTTCCTTTCTCATTCTGCATCAACAGATTCTGATGCTGGTATTGTGGATTTGGATGGTAGAATTAGGGAACGGTTTGCTGAACACTCCTGCAACTTCTGCTCTTGCCCCCTGACCAGTTTGCACTATCAATCACAGAAGGAG GTGGATATCATGCTTTGTGCAGACTGCTTTCATGATGCAAAATTTGTCACTGGTCATTCAAGCCTAGACTTCACAAGAATGGATTCGAAAAAGGATAATTCAGATATCGACGGGGATAGCTGGACAGATCAGGAAACATTGCTGTTACTTGAGGCTTTAGAAAAATATAATGACAACTGGAATGAAATTGCAGAATATGTAGGCACCAAGTCAAAGGCACAATGTATTTGCCATTTCCTTCGCCTTCCAACAGAAGATGGTCTATTGGAAAATGTTGAACTTCCACATATGCCGACCATATCTGATTCCTCGATCAGACATGATCCTGGGCTTCCAAATTCAAATTCTAATGGTAATGTTGAAG GATTAAGCAATGGAGATTTCAGTACCACTAACCAGCTTCCTTTTGCAAATTCTGCTAATCCAGTTATGTCCTTG GTTGCCTTTTTAACCTCTGCAATTGGACCAAGAGTTGCAGCAGCCTGTGCAAGTGCAGCACTATCTGTCTTGACTAGAGAGGATTGCAG atCTGATGGCTCGCATACTGAAGTTGGTATTCATAGACCACATGCAAACTTGGGCCATCAGAAAG ATGGAACCGATGGTCAAGTGCGACATGCTAAAAATGGTGCTACTTCTCCTGCTCCTGACCTTGTGAAATATGCTGCCATGTATGGTCTATCCGCAGCTGCAGTGAAAGCAAAACTATTTGCAGATCAAGAGGAGCGTGAAATCCAGAGGTTGGCTGCTACTATCATAAATCACCAG CTGAAGAGGTTGGAGCTGAAGCTGAAACAGTTTGCAGAAGTGGAAACCTTACTGCTCAAGGAATGTGAACAGGCTGAGAGGATGAGACAAAGGCTTTCGGCTGAACGGGTCCGTATGATGTCCACCCGTATTGGATCGATCACAAATAATATACCATCATCGGCAGGAGCGACAACCACAGCACCAGCTGCTGTAAATGCAAATTCCGGACAGCCAGCCGTGTCATCCTTGGTCGGGCAGGTGAATATGCCACAAGCTGCGTACGACAACAATCTCCCGGGCCATCATCAGATGCCACTCGTGCAACGGCAGCAAATGTTTGCATTTGGTCCCCGGTTACCTCTCTCTGCAATCCACCCTGCTCCAGGCTCCTCTCAAAATGTTGTGTTCAATTCTGGGATAGCAAATAGTTCTGCTACTAACCCTCATCCATCACTAAGATCCTCATCAGGCAACAATCAAACATAG
- the LOC135615406 gene encoding protein CELLULOSE SYNTHASE INTERACTIVE 3-like, whose product MAKSGTPLLRELSAAPSSSSSQSCESNGMDDPESTVARVARFLEQLHASNSSPQEKELITAQLLEVSRTQKDTRALIGTHSQAMPLFISVLRSGTPIAKVNIANILSALCKEEDLRIKVLLGGCIPPLLSLLKSESSESKKAAAEAIFEVSSGGLSDDHIGMKIFVTEGVVPTLWDLLNPKIKQDRVVEGFVTGALRNLCGDKDGYWRATLEAGGVEIITGLLLSDNTASQSNAASLLARLISAFSDSIPKVIDAGAVKALLQLLGRDNDTSVCSSAADALEVLSSKSTMAKKAVVDAGGLPVLIGAVVAPSKECMQGESGHSLQRHAVCALANICGGMSSLILYLGELSQAPSFAAPVSDTIGALAYSLMVFEGSEEKVFDPVQIEEILIKLLKATDTKLVQDRVLEALASLYGNESLCSRIIHSDAKKVLVGLITMASADVQEHFILSLARLCCDGAVIWGALGEREGIQMLIALLGLSSEQHQEYAVALLAILTDQVDDSKWAITAAGGIPPLVQLLEIGSQKAKEDAVHVLWNMCCHSDDIRACVERAGAVPALLWLLKSGGQKGQEASAKALKKLINYADSATINQLLALLVGDDALSSRTHAITVLGHVLTMASYKDLVQKGSPANKGLSSLVQVLNSSNEETQECAASVLADLFNVRQDICDSLATDEIVHPCMKLLTSKAQVVATQSARALGALSRPTKAKTANKMSYIAEGDVEPLIKMAKTSSIDAAETAVAALANLLSDPHIAAEALAADVLSALLRVLGEGTLDGKKNSSRALYQLLNHFPVGDVLMESSQCHFVVHAIADSLAPMGLEGVNSDALDVLALLVKPKKNMNFIYSPCAALVETPSTIEPLVQCLALGLPAEQDKAIEILSRLQDHPAILGDLLVERAQCIASLADRIMNSSNMEVRIGSAALLICSMKEHRQQSLDILNVSKLQQKLIYALIDMLKHQCSSVSLGNGARSARNVTERTFHHEDDEYDVPNPATILGGTVALWLLAIISSSCANGKLTIMEAGGVEVLSDKLAAYAANQLAEYEDAEGIWTSSLLLAILFQGTEVVQCSATMRIIPCLAFLLKSDEVIDKYFAAQAMASLACNGNKGIQLAIANSGAVGGLTTLIGHEESDIPNLFALSEEFNLEKHPGEVVLKHLFQIEDVRIGATARKSIPLLVDLLRPMPDRPGAPPIAIHLLTQIAEGSEANKLAMAEAGALESLTKYLSLSPQDSTETSITDLLRILYSNSELVHHECSLSTLNQLVAVLRMGSRTARFSATRTLQELFDVEDIRDTEMARQAIQPLVDMLNAGTDKEQHAALVALIKLTDGNISKASALTDVEGNPLESLHKILLSSSSLELKKNAAQLCYVLFGNSTIRTMPIASECVQPLISLITSDPSGEVEFGVRALERLLDDEHHADIAATTEVVDLLVRYVSGSNYELSEASISALIKLGKDRPQCKLEMVNAGIIDNALDMILDAPVSVSSSVAELLRILTNNSGIAKSSAAARMVEPLFLVLKRPDFTMWGQHSSLQALVNILEKPQSLTALKLTPSQVIEPLISFLESPSQAIQQLGTELLSHLLEQEHFQQDITTKNAIVPLVQLAGIGILSLQQTAIKALESISLSWPKAVADAGGIFELSKVIIQDDPQPSHALWESAALVLSNIVKSNSDYYLKVSLIVLVRLLHSTLEATVSVSLSALLVQERKNPSNSVMMAEAGAIDALLELLRLHHCEEACGRLLEALFNNARVREMKLVKYAIAPLSQYLLDPQTRSQSAKFLVTLALGNLFQHDSLARASDSVSACRALISLLEDQPTEEMKVVAICALQSLVMHSRTNRRAVAEAGGILVVQELLLSPNTDVAGQAALLIKYLFSNHTLQEYVSNELIRSLTAALEKESWSSATNNEEVLRTIFVIFTNFKKLRTSEAATLCIPHLVGALRTGTEAAQESVLDTLCLLKESWSQMNEDIAKAQALIAAEAIPILQLLMKTCPPSFQERADSLLNCLPGCLTVTIKRGNNLKQTMGSTNAFCQLKIGNGPPRQTKVVSHSACPEWKEGFTWAFDVPPKGQKLYIVCKSKNTFGKSTLGRVTIQIDKVVTDGVYHGFFSLNHDGNRDGSSRTLEIEIVWSNRTSGDDM is encoded by the exons ATGGCGAAGTCTGGTACACCTCTGCTGCGTGAGCTTTCTGCCGCACCTTCTTCGTCATCTTCTCAATCATG TGAATCAAATGGAATGGATGATCCCGAGAGCACAGTTGCCAGGGTTGCTCGCTTCTTGGAGCAGCTTCATGCAAGTAATTCGTCCCCACAAGAGAAAGAGCTGATAACAGCACAGTTGCTAGAAGTTTCCAGAACGCAGAAGGACACTAGGGCTTTGATTGGCACCCATTCTCAGGCCATGCCATTGTTCATCTCGGTCCTCAGAAGTGGGACACCAATCGCGAAGGTGAATATTGCAAACATCCTTAGTGCTCTCTGCAAGGAAGAAGACTTGCGCATTAAAGTTCTTTTAGGGGGTTGCATACCGCCGTTACTTTCTCTCCTGAAGTCTGAATCTTCTGAGTCAAAAAAGGCAGCAGCTGAAGCTATCTTTGAGGTCTCCTCTGGCGGGCTTTCAGATGATCATATTGGCATGAAAATATTTGTCACTGAGGGTGTCGTACCGACGCTCTGGGATCTGCTTAATCCTAAGATTAAGCAAGACCGTGTAGTTGAAGGCTTTGTTACTGGAGCATTAAGGAATCTTTGTGGGGACAAGGATGGATACTGGAGGGCCACACTTGAAGCTGGTGGAGTAGAGATAATTACTGGCCTTCTTTTGTCTGATAACACAGCTTCACAATCAAATGCTGCTTCCCTCTTGGCTCGGCTGATATCAGCGTTCAGTGATAGTATTCCCAAGGTGATAGATGCTGGAGCAGTTAAGGCCCTTCTCCAACTACTAGGACGGGATAACGATACTTCTGTATGTTCCAGTGCTGCAGATGCTCTGGAGGTCCTGTCATCTAAGTCAACTATGGCTAAGAAAGCTGTCGTGGATGCAGGTGGTCTACCAGTCCTAATTGGAGCAGTGGTAGCTCCTTCTAAGGAGTGCATGCAAGGAGAGTCTGGTCATTCTCTGCAGAGGCATGCTGTTTGTGCATTAGCAAATATATGTGGTGGTATGTCTTCTCTGATACTCTACCTTGGAGAACTCTCCCAAGCCCCTAGCTTTGCTGCTCCAGTTTCTGATACAATTGGAGCTCTTGCATACTCTTTGATGGTTTTTGAGGGCAGTGAAGAAAAAGTGTTTGATCCAGTTCAGATTGAGGAAATTTTGATAAAGCTACTGAAGGCCACAGACACTAAACTAGTTCAGGACCGTGTTCTTGAGGCTTTGGCCAGCCTCTATGGCAATGAATCCCTTTGCAGTAGGATCATTCATTCAGATGCAAAAAAGGTTCTCGTTGGGTTGATAACCATGGCCTCTGCTGATGTTCAGGAACATTTTATTCTGTCACTAGCAAGATTGTGTTGTGATGGTGCTGTAATATGGGGGGCTCTTGGGGAGAGAGAGGGCATTCAGATGCTAATAGCATTGCTTGGACTGTCCAGTGAACAACACCAGGAATATGCGGTTGCTTTGCTTGCAATCTTGACAGACCAAGTGGATGACAGCAAATGGGCCATTACTGCTGCTGGAGGAATCCCTCCTCTGGTGCAATTGTTGGAAATTGGATCCCAGAAAGCAAAGGAGGATGCAGTTCATGTGCTGTGGAACATGTGCTGTCACAGTGATGACATTCGTGCATGTGTTGAGAGGGCTGGGGCTGTTCCAGCTCTCTTATGGCTTTTGAAGAGTGGTGGCCAAAAAGGGCAAGAAGCTTCAGCTAAGGCACTCAAGAAGCTAATTAATTACGCTGACTCCGCCACTATCAATCAATTATTGGCACTCCTTGTTGGTGACGATGCTCTTAGTTCCAGGACACATGCTATCACAGTGTTGGGTCATGTGCTTACAATGGCTTCTTATAAGGATCTGGTACAGAAGGGGAGTCCTGCGAATAAGGGACTTAGCTCTCTTGTACAGGTTCTTAACTCATCCAATGAAGAAACTCAAGAATGTGCTGCTTCTGTTTTGGCTGATTTATTCAATGTCCGACAAGATATCTGTGACAGTCTTGCCACCGATGAAATAGTTCATCCTTGCATGAAGCTATTGACCAGCAAAGCTCAAGTTGTTGCAACACAGTCAGCACGAGCTTTGGGTGCATTATCCCGTCCAACCAAGGCTAAAACTGCCAATAAGATGTCATATATTGCAGAAGGTGATGTTGAACCTCTCATTAAGATGGCTAAAACATCTTCAATTGATGCTGCTGAAACTGCAGTTGCTGCTTTGGCAAATCTGCTCTCAGATCCACATATTGCTGCTGAAGCGTTAGCAGCAGATGTTTTATCAGCTTTGTTGAGAGTGCTAGGAGAAGGCACATTAGACGGGAAGAAGAATTCTTCGCGAGCACTTTACCAGCTATTGAACCACTTTCCCGTTGGTGATGTTCTCATGGAAAGTTCTCAGTGTCACTTTGTAGTTCATGCAATTGCAGATTCTTTAGCACCCATGGGCCTTGAAGGGGTTAATTCGGATGCATTAGACGTGCTTGCTTTATTGGTCAAACCAAAAAAGAACATGAACTTCATCTATTCCCCTTGCGCTGCCCTTGTTGAGACTCCATCGACCATAGAGCCATTGGTCCAATGTCTGGCTCTTGGGCTTCCTGCTGAGCAAGATAAGGCAATTGAAATCCTTTCAAGGCTCCAGGACCATCCTGCCATACTTGGTGATCTTTTGGTAGAAAGGGCACAATGTATAGCTTCACTTGCGGATAGAATTATGAACTCATCTAATATGGAAGTAAGAATTGGCAGTGCTGCTCTTCTCATTTGTTCTATGAAGGAGCACAGGCAGCAGTCATTGGACATACTAAATGTATCAAAACTTCAACAGAAACTTATTTATGCCCTCATTGATATGCTGAAACATCAGTGCAGTTCTGTCTCTCTAGGCAATGGAGCAAGGAGTGCCAGGAATGTTACGGAGAGAACTTTTCATCATGAAGACGATGAATATGATGTCCCTAACCCAGCAACAATTCTGGGAGGAACAGTTGCTTTGTGGTTGCTTGCTATCATTTCCTCTTCCTGTGCAAATGGTAAACTTACAATAATGGAGGCTGGTGGTGTGGAAGTTCTTTCAGATAAGCTTGCGGCTTATGCTGCTAATCAACTG GCAGAATATGAAGATGCAGAAGGCATTTGGACCAGTTCACTTCTCTTGGCTATACTGTTCCAGGGCACAGAAGTTGTTCAATGTTCAGCAACCATGCGCATTATACCTTGTCTGGCTTTCTTGCTGAAGTCTGATGAAGTCATTGACAAGTATTTTGCTGCTCAAGCAATGGCTAGTCTTGCTTGTAATGGAAACAAGGGTATACAACTTGCTATTGCAAATTCAGGTGCTGTTGGAGGCCTTACAACTTTGATTGGACATGAGGAATCAGATATCCCAAATCTTTTTGCTCTGTCTGAAGaatttaatttagaaaaacaCCCTGGTGAAGTTGTGTTAAAGCATCTGTTTCAAATTGAAGACGTGAGGATTGGTGCAACGGCCCGCAAGTCCATACCCTTATTAGTTGACCTTCTAAGACCAATGCCAGATAGACCAGGTGCACCACCAATTGCTATTCACCTTCTGACTCAGATAGCAGAAGGAAGTGAAGCAAACAAACTAGCTATGGCTGAAGCTGGGGCTTTGGAATCTTTAACGAAATACCTTTCTTTGAGTCCTCAAGACTCAACGGAAACTAGCATAACTGATCTTTTAAGAATCTTGTATAGCAACTCTGAGTTGGTGCACCATGAATGTTCTCTTAGTACTTTGAATCAGCTTGTAGCTGTTTTAAGAATGGGCTCAAGAACTGCTCGTTTTAGTGCCACAAGGACTTTACAGGAACTCTTTGATGTGGAGGATATCAGAGATACTGAAATGGCTAGACAAGCTATTCAACCATTAGTTGACATGCTCAATGCAGGAACTGATAAGGAACAACATGCTGCACTTGTTGCTTTGATCAAACTGACTGATGGAAATATTTCAAAGGCATCAGCATTAACTGATGTGGAAGGTAATCCACTTGAAAGCCTCCACAAGATTTTGTTATCCAGTTCATCTTTGGAACTAAAGAAAAATGCAGCACAGCTATGCTATGTCTTATTTGGAAATTCAACTATACGAACAATGCCTATTGCCTCGGAATGTGTTCAACCTTTAATATCTCTAATAACATCAGACCCCAGTGGAGAAGTAGAGTTTGGTGTTCGTGCTCTAGAGAGGTTGCTTGACGATGAACACCATGCAGATATTGCAGCAACAACTGAAGTTGTGGATCTTCTTGTGAGATATGTTTCTGGTTCAAACTATGAACTTTCAGAGGCCAGCATAAGTGCTCTTATAAAGTTGGGAAAGGACCGGCCTCAATGTAAACTTGAAATGGTCAATGCTGGAATAATTGACAATGCACTTGACATGATCCTTGATGCACCTGTTTCTGTTAGTTCTTCAGTTGCTGAGTTGCTTCGCATCTTGACCAACAATAGTGGTATTGCTAAAAGCTCAGCTGCTGCGAGAATGGTTGAACCTCTTTTCCTGGTTCTAAAACGTCCAGATTTTACTATGTGGGGACAGCATAGTTCATTGCAAGCACTCGTAAATATCTTGGAGAAACCGCAAAGCCTGACAGCCTTAAAGTTAACTCCGAGTCAAGTCATTGAGCCATTGATATCATTTCTCGAGTCCCCATCCCAAGCCATCCAACAGCTTGGCACTGAATTACTGTCACATCTTCTGGAACAGGAGCATTTCCAACAAGATATTACTACAAAAAATGCAATTGTTCCCCTTGTACAGCTTGCAGGAATTGGGATACTGAGCTTACAACAAACTGCAATCAAAGCACTTGAGAGTATATCTCTGAGCTGGCCCAAAGCTGTGGCTGATGCAGGGGGAATCTTTGAGCTTTCTAAGGTCATCATCCAGGATGATCCCCAGCCAAGTCATGCCTTGTGGGAGTCTGCAGCACTTGTTTTATCAAATATTGTCAAGTCTAATTCTGATTACTATCTTAAGGTCTCACTGATTGTGCTTGTGAGGTTGCTGCACTCCACATTAGAAGCTACTGTTTCAGTATCTTTAAGTGCCCTTCTTGTTCAAGAGAGAAAGAATCCTTCAAATTCTGTAATGATGGCTGAGGCTGGTGCTATTGATGCGTTGCTCGAACTTCTAAGATTACACCATTGCGAAGAAGCTTGTGGAAGATTGCTTGAAGCATTATTTAACAATGCACGAGTGCGAGAAATGAAACTTGTAAAATATGCAATAGCTCCTCTTTCTCAATATTTATTAGATCCACAGACGAGATCTCAGTCTGCAAAGTTTCTTGTGACTCTTGCACTTGGCAATCTTTTCCAGCATGATTCACTTGCCAGAGCAAGTGATTCTGTATCCGCGTGCCGTGCTTTAATCAGCCTGCTTGAAGACCAGCCAACAGAAGAAATGAAAGTGGTGGCAATATGTGCTTTGCAAAGCTTGGTTATGCACAGTAGAACAAATAGGCGTGCTGTTGCAGAAGCTGGGGGAATACTGGTAGTACAGGAGTTGTTACTGTCCCCAAATACTGATGTTGCTGGACAGGCAGCACTGCTTATCAAGTATCTATTTTCAAATCATACACTCCAAGAGTATGTATCAAATGAACTTATAAGGTCGCTGACTG CTGCCTTGGAGAAAGAATCATGGTCCTCTGCAACTAACAATGAAGAAGTTCTGAGAACCATATTTGTGATATTTACCAACTTCAAGAAGCTCCGCACTTCCGAAGCAGCCACCCTTTGCATCCCACATTTAGTTGGTGCTTTAAGAACAGGAACTGAGGCTGCTCAGGAGTCGGTTTTGGATACTCTTTGTTTGTTGAAAGAGTCATGGTCACAAATGAATGAGGACATTGCAAAGGCACAAGCCCTTATTGCGGCTGAGGCCATACCTATATTGCAATTGCTTATGAAAACTTGCCCACCCAGTTTTCAGGAAAGGGCAGACAGCTTACTGAACTGCTTACCAGGGTGCTTGACGGTGACCATCAAACGTGGAAATAACTTGAAGCAGACAATGGGGAGTACCAACGCATTCTGTCAGCTTAAAATAGGAAATGGCCCTCCAAGACAGACCAAG GTGGTAAGCCATAGTGCATGCCCAGAATGGAAGGAAGGTTTTACCTGGGCATTCGACGTTCCGCCGAAAGGACAGAAGCTTTATATAGTCTGCAAAAGCAAAAATACGTTTGGGAAG AGTACCCTGGGGAGAGTCACCATTCAAATAGACAAGGTTGTTACAGATGGAGTTTACCATGGATTTTTCAGCCTCAATCATGATGGTAACAGGGATGGATCttcgcgaacacttgaaatcgagATCGTATGGTCTAATCGGACATCTGGCGATGACATGTGA
- the LOC135615407 gene encoding SWI/SNF complex subunit SWI3C homolog isoform X2 encodes MSPASPSLPSSDSRLKWRKRKRKRDANPRRQNLRDDEDDDDEDAAAAAEEVEDDGRDSPAILAAADPILDLRESEVLSGGGHRVSDFPSAVRRSVNRPHSSVLALVAAERSNAARSWAPPCLENISHGQLQVLSVVLPDNPSLQQQPDLDNSSSYVCTPPPLMEGKGVVKRFGKEQLLLVPVHSDWFSTSTVNRLERQVVPHFVTGTSGDHTPERYIGLRNKIISKYLENSGKRLSFADCQALVPNNELYDLSRIVRFLDHWGIINYLAASSVHRGLRMAGSLVREEASGELQLQTSPLRSIDSLMLFDRPKCSLRLEDVAFLSHSASTDSDAGIVDLDGRIRERFAEHSCNFCSCPLTSLHYQSQKEVDIMLCADCFHDAKFVTGHSSLDFTRMDSKKDNSDIDGDSWTDQETLLLLEALEKYNDNWNEIAEYVGTKSKAQCICHFLRLPTEDGLLENVELPHMPTISDSSIRHDPGLPNSNSNGLSNGDFSTTNQLPFANSANPVMSLVAFLTSAIGPRVAAACASAALSVLTREDCRSDGSHTEVGIHRPHANLGHQKDGTDGQVRHAKNGATSPAPDLVKYAAMYGLSAAAVKAKLFADQEEREIQRLAATIINHQLKRLELKLKQFAEVETLLLKECEQAERMRQRLSAERVRMMSTRIGSITNNIPSSAGATTTAPAAVNANSGQPAVSSLVGQVNMPQAAYDNNLPGHHQMPLVQRQQMFAFGPRLPLSAIHPAPGSSQNVVFNSGIANSSATNPHPSLRSSSGNNQT; translated from the exons ATGTCGCCCGCTTCCCCTTCTCTCCCATCCTCAG ATTCGCGGCTCAAATGGCGCAAGCGGAAGCGGAAGCGCGACGCCAACCCCAGGCGGCAGAATCTGCGGGACGATGAGGATGACGACGACGAGGACGCGGCCGCTGCCgcggaggaggtggaggatgACGGCCGTGATTCCCCCGCAATCCTGGCCGCCGCTGACCCCATCCTCGACCTCCGTGAGTCCGAGGTACTTTCCGGCGGTGGCCACCGGGTCTCCGACTTCCCCTCCGCCGTCCGCCGCTCCGTAAATCGCCCCCACTCTTCCGTCCTCGCCCTCGTCGCTGCCGAGCGCTCCAACGCTGCCCGCTCGTGGGCTCCGCCTTGTTTGGAGAACATCTCTCACGGCCAGTTGCAGGTCCTCTCGGTGGTGCTCCCCGATAACCCTTCGCTGCAGCAGCAGCCGGACCTTGATAATTCTTCGTCTTATGTCTGCACCCCTCCGCCTCTCATGGAAGGGAAGGGAGTAGTGAAGCGGTTCGGCAAGGAGCAGCTCCTCCTCGTTCCAGTGCACTCCG ACTGGTTTTCAACCAGCACTGTGAACCGCTTGGAGAGGCAAGTGGTGCCGCACTTTGTTACCGGAACGTCCGGCGATCACACCCCAGAGAGGTACATAGGCCTTCGAAACAAGATAATTTCCAAGTACCTGGAAAATTCGGGAAAGAGGCTATCTTTTGCTGATTGCCAAGCATTGGTTCCGAACAATGAACTTTATGATCTTAGTCGGATCGTGAGGTTTCTGGACCATTGGGGAATTATTAATTATCTTGCAGCTTCTTCAGTTCATCGTGGGCTGAGGATGGCTGGGTCACTTGTTAGGGAGGAAGCAAGTGGGGAGCTACAGCTTCAGACATCACCATTGAGATCAATAGACAGTTTGATGCTGTTTGACAGACCAAAATGTAGCCTAAGGCTAGAGGATGTTGCTTTCCTTTCTCATTCTGCATCAACAGATTCTGATGCTGGTATTGTGGATTTGGATGGTAGAATTAGGGAACGGTTTGCTGAACACTCCTGCAACTTCTGCTCTTGCCCCCTGACCAGTTTGCACTATCAATCACAGAAGGAG GTGGATATCATGCTTTGTGCAGACTGCTTTCATGATGCAAAATTTGTCACTGGTCATTCAAGCCTAGACTTCACAAGAATGGATTCGAAAAAGGATAATTCAGATATCGACGGGGATAGCTGGACAGATCAGGAAACATTGCTGTTACTTGAGGCTTTAGAAAAATATAATGACAACTGGAATGAAATTGCAGAATATGTAGGCACCAAGTCAAAGGCACAATGTATTTGCCATTTCCTTCGCCTTCCAACAGAAGATGGTCTATTGGAAAATGTTGAACTTCCACATATGCCGACCATATCTGATTCCTCGATCAGACATGATCCTGGGCTTCCAAATTCAAATTCTAATG GATTAAGCAATGGAGATTTCAGTACCACTAACCAGCTTCCTTTTGCAAATTCTGCTAATCCAGTTATGTCCTTG GTTGCCTTTTTAACCTCTGCAATTGGACCAAGAGTTGCAGCAGCCTGTGCAAGTGCAGCACTATCTGTCTTGACTAGAGAGGATTGCAG atCTGATGGCTCGCATACTGAAGTTGGTATTCATAGACCACATGCAAACTTGGGCCATCAGAAAG ATGGAACCGATGGTCAAGTGCGACATGCTAAAAATGGTGCTACTTCTCCTGCTCCTGACCTTGTGAAATATGCTGCCATGTATGGTCTATCCGCAGCTGCAGTGAAAGCAAAACTATTTGCAGATCAAGAGGAGCGTGAAATCCAGAGGTTGGCTGCTACTATCATAAATCACCAG CTGAAGAGGTTGGAGCTGAAGCTGAAACAGTTTGCAGAAGTGGAAACCTTACTGCTCAAGGAATGTGAACAGGCTGAGAGGATGAGACAAAGGCTTTCGGCTGAACGGGTCCGTATGATGTCCACCCGTATTGGATCGATCACAAATAATATACCATCATCGGCAGGAGCGACAACCACAGCACCAGCTGCTGTAAATGCAAATTCCGGACAGCCAGCCGTGTCATCCTTGGTCGGGCAGGTGAATATGCCACAAGCTGCGTACGACAACAATCTCCCGGGCCATCATCAGATGCCACTCGTGCAACGGCAGCAAATGTTTGCATTTGGTCCCCGGTTACCTCTCTCTGCAATCCACCCTGCTCCAGGCTCCTCTCAAAATGTTGTGTTCAATTCTGGGATAGCAAATAGTTCTGCTACTAACCCTCATCCATCACTAAGATCCTCATCAGGCAACAATCAAACATAG